The DNA segment CATTGCCTGTTGATTACCGCCCATGCCGCTCTCGCCGGGCGCTTCCAGCGCTTCCTGCGGCGCAGGCTGCACGAAACCCATCGTACTGGCGTAGCGTTTATCCGGATTGGCGATAACGTAGAAGCGCAGCGGCTGACCCGGACGGATTTTTTGCACGTCGGCTTCCGAGATACGCGTTTGCACCTGCATGGTGTCGAGATCCGCCAGCACCAGAATGGTCGGCGCCATTTGCGAGGAGACGATAGTCTGCCCTTCCCGGGTGACGATACCCAGCACTTCGCCGTCGATAGGCGCCACAATGCGGGTATAGCTGAGGTTAGCCTGCGCCGTTTTCACCGCCATCTCCGCCTGCACAATCTGCGCATCGCTCACGTCAATTTGCTGCACCTGCGCATCGTATTGCGCCTTCGCCTGCTCGTATTCACTGCGCACGGCAGAACCGTCACGCAGCATCATGCGCTGGCGGTTCAGTTCCTGGCGATAACGTAACAGCGTCGCCTGCGCCGACAGCTTTTGCGCTTTAGCGCTGGCCAGTTGCGCGCGCGTGTTGTTCAGATCAGACTCCTGCAAAGTGGGGTCAATTTCCGCCAGCAGTTGGCCTTTTTGCACCTTCTCGCCCTGGCGCACGTACAGCTTGCGCAACTGTCCGTTGACCTGCGCGCCGACGTTAACCTGCACCGCCGGTTTCAGAACCCCCGTTACCAACACCACCTTTTCGATGTCGCCCGTGCCAATGGTCTCCAGCGGTAAATTCTCCTGCGGCGCGGTCGACGCCAGCGTCGCCCACGTGCCACCAACCGCAACGGCCAGCGCCAGTGCGCCGCCGATCAGCAGCCAACGCGATTTCGGCGTCATACCTTGACCTCCAGCGGGCTGAGCTTGCCGTCGGTCAGTTGATAAACCCGCTGAAACCGCGACAAAATCGCGTCGCTGTGGGTGACCACAATCAGAGACTTACCGGCGTTCTGGCAATGCGCGTGAATCGCCGCCATCACAATGGCCGCCGTATCGTCGTCAAGATTGGCGGTAGGCTCGTCAAGCAACAACACCGGACGCGAACTGTACAGCGCGCGCGCCAGCAATAACCGCTGACGCTGGCCGAGCGACAGCGCCGCGTGGCTTTCGCGGATCAGAGCGTCAATACCGCCCGGTAATCCGCGTACCACCTCGCCCAGCGCGAGGGAATCGAGCAATGCCTCAATCCGCCCACGATCGCGTTCGCGGTAGTGCGCGTCGAACAACGTAATGTTTTCGCGAACCGAGGCATTAAACAGAATGTCCTCCTGACTTTGCAGACAGACAAACTGCGCCAGTTGCTGCGCAGTCAGCGCCGTGTCTGCGGCATAACAGCCCCCCGCCTGCGGAGAAAATAGTCCGGCAATCAGGCGGAGTAAGGTGCTCTTACCCGCACCGGATTCACCGACAATCGCAATCTGATCGCCCGCGCGCAGCGACAGTGAAACCGACGACAGCACCGGTCTGGCGGGATCGTAGCCATAGCACAACGACGCAAACGTCAGGTCCGGCGCCGTATCGGCGGGAAGTTGCGCTGCCTGCGAAACAGGCGCTGCCTCGTCCCGTGGCGCAAACAGCGCATGGGCGCGGGTGTCGATTACGTTCAACTGCGATTTCTGGATGATGGCGTAGAAGATCCGCGTGACGTAGGAGGTGAAGATTTGCCGCAGAAAGCTATAGGCAAAAAAATCGCCCAATGAGATCAGTTTGCTGTGCACCATCGGCAGAACCACCAGCATAAACACCACCATTTCCAGGCTCCCGGTGAGCTGATACAGCCCCTCTTTCACCTGCTGATAGACCTTCTGGCGTTGCAAACACGAAAACAGATCGCGACTGAAGCCGGCGAATTGCCCCTGGCGCTGCCCTTCCAGTCCGGCGGTTTTGACGGTCAAAATGCCCTGAATGGTCTCCATGAAAAAATCGTTCAGGGTGGCGCTTTTCAGCTGCAGTTGCTGGGTGAACCAGCGGTCGCGGATCACCGCCCAGACGCTGATGATCCCCATTACCGTCACGCCGACGGCGGAGATCGCCGCCAGCACGGGCGCAATCCAGAACATGATCGCCAACGCGATCGTACAGATCACCCAGTCGGAGCGCAGGCCGTTATCCAGCTCAATCTTTTGCAACAGGCCAATCTGCCAGGCCGTGAAGCGGCTGAAGATCTCCCCCGGCGCCCGTTTTTCGAAAAAACGCAGTGGGTTGTGGAGCAGACGGGAAAACCCCACGCCACTGTGGATCAGCACAAAGCGTTTGATAAAACGTTCACTAATCACCCGCACGCCCAGCGCCATCAGTGAGGAGGCGACAAACGCCAGGATAAACCAGCCGTAGGGAAAGTCGCGGCTCTCCACGCTGGAGAAGGCCTGGTTGATGGCGTTGCTCACCATCGTCGGCATCAGAAATAGCGTCAGCGAGACGAGGAAGGTCAACAGCATCAGCCGATAGATCCCCGGCACCGCCGCGGTTTCCTGCATGCTCATCGCCTGCGGCGCGCTCTGCGCGGTTGTCGACAACGGTAAATCAGGGTCTGCGGCAAATGCCTGCTCAGGTTCGACAATCAGGGCATAGCCGCTGATCTCCTGCTTAAGCGCGGCAAATGGTAACCACTGCTCGCCAATCGCCGGGTTCATCACGCACACGTGGTTGCCTTTGCGCCAGGCCAGCAGGACATAATGACTTGCGCCGTAATGCAAAATGGCCGGTAGCGGCAGGGAGCTCAGCTCATCGTGCTCAAACAGCACCGGCGTCGTCGCAATGCCCAGCCGCGCCAGAATGCGCATCAGCGTATCCAGTGAGGTTCCGTGGTCAGAGGCCGGAAACCACTCGCGCAATGTGGCCAGCGAAACGGGCTGACCCTGCGTTTGTGCCAGCATCGCCACGCACGCCAGTCCGCACTCGTTGGTCTCTTCCTGAAAGATCAGATTCGGGATCGTGGTCGTCATTTTTATCATCAGTGATTAATAAAGAAGAGAGAATGGCTGTGCCAAAGGAGCCACTCCTGTGGGTATTCACGCAGCGTGGATTCAATAATGTCAGGCAGCTCGCGGGCGACGTTCTGACTGCTCACTGGCGGATGAATATGGATGCGCAGGCCGTTGTGGTAGCTGAGGTGATAAAACACCACCTGCGCCGCAATCACCCCGGAAAGGCGAACCACACCATTGTGTAACTTCGCGCTGCGGCCGAATAAACGACACGGCAGTTTCGCCGCCAGCGCCCCTTCGGCCTGTAGGGTATAGTCCGGCGAGATATCGGGAAAAATAATCATGTTCTGCCGCCCGGTAGCGACATCGGTGATGAGCGCCATCAGGCTGCCGGCCAGCGTTTTGTTCTGCTGATGGATGGAGCAATAGGTGAGGTCGATACCGCCCAGGGCACGGGTCTGCGCGTTATAGAGTTCGGCGCTGGAAGAGACCACCACGCAGGCTTTACCCGGCGTGACGCAGGCGCCGACCATCGCCGCCAGCACGTCCGACACCGTATGTAACGGCGCCAGAATGTAAGGAATGTTCTGCTGATGCAGCGGTGCGACTACGGCATCAAGTTCAGCCGCACAGGCACGGATCTGCTGGAGCAGCGCCGGGTTTTGTCCCCATGTTGCGGCCTCTTCCAGCAGGCGGCGACGCACGGCGACCCAGGCCGCGTCCACCCGGCCGGTTTGCCCGATCAGGCAGCGGGTGTTTTCGTTTGCCACCGCATTGCGTAAGCGAAATGAGCGCCCCAGCAACCGTAGCGCGCAGAGTCCTTTCGCCACGGTCAGTAATACGGGCAGCGGTAGATAGCGCATTATTTTTCGCAGCAGAATCAGCGTTCCCTGAGAAAAATTACGCTTCGCGTTATACAGCCATCCCGCACTGTTTTTAAAACTAAATACGCTCCAGACAATAAAAAATCTGACCACCGCGGTTATTTATCCTCTTTCAGCAATTGCAGCATGCGCTGCGCAAATTGAGGAAATTCACTGTCCTGGGCCACCACATAGCGTTTATTGATAATAAACATCGGCGTCGCGTTAATGTCATAGTGTGCGGTAATGGCGGCCATCGTGCTGAGACGGTTTTTAACCGCATCGCTCTGACGCAGAGTGTTAAATTTATCCACATCAATATTGTTTTTTACCAGCCAGGTATTCAGTGCCTTCTCATCGGTGAGATCGACATTGCGGGTAATAACGGCGTTATAGGCACTATCGCGAACGTTCTTTTCAATCCTCATCTCTTCCAGCGTGGCAAAAATCGGCGCGTAAGCGGCAAGACCGTTGTCCTCACTGGCAATATGAATCGCGGTAAATGAACTGCCCGGTGGCAGGGTGCGGGAAAATTCCGCCAGATTTTCTTCGTTTGCCGCACAATAATGGCAACCGTAAGACATCACCTCGATAATACTGCGCGCGTCTTTAATCGGACTCTGTGCAATGTGTTCTGCGCTGACTTCACGAAAAGCCTGCGTTTGTGAGTGATCCGTGGCAAAGGTATTAAAGACAAAAATGTGGTAACAAAGCACCGTCATCAACGAAGAGATAACGATCAAGCACAGCGAATAGCTGATAATGGTGATGCGTTTAAATTGGTTCGCCATAGTATTCTCGCAGCGGAAAAGATAAACCTGGAGGCGCGGGTACCTCCAGGTCATAGCCAATGATTAGCGGTTCGGAACCCCACCACACTTGCTGGCATTTGCATCTTTCATTGAGGTAGTGCTGCCGTGCTTATCCGTACAGGTCGTCAGTTCCTTACAGGAGGTCACCCCCCCAATGGTGACGTTCTGATACGTTGTTTCGCAGGTTTTACAGGTTCCGCCCACAACGTTAGCCACTTCGATCGCAGTTAATTTTTTCATCTCTGTTTTCCTTACTTAGGGTTTAATTGGGTGCAATCACTTGCACCGATCGCTCGGCAAATACCACTGCCGAAAAGACGTTTCACGGGTCACGGCATAATTCCCTTGAACACCGTGAATAACGCAATGTTGTTTCTAATATTCAGTCGTTTCATTAAGTGCCGCTTGATATAGCTCAGGCGTCGGACATCGATATTCACTTCGCAGGAAATCTGCGACAGCGATTTCCCTTTGAATATCTCTTCCATCAGCCACCATTCATTACCGGAAATCGTATAATTCATTTCCCGGTGGTGCAGTCTTCTGCGGGTGTAATTCACTAATGAATAGCTAAAGCAGCATCCCTGATGTCGTTGATCTAATAATTCCTGAAAAAAAGGGGTGGTATTGGCGAGATTCTCGCTTTTCAATAACCAGTGAGCGCCTGGCAAGAGCGCATACAACGTGAAAAACAGCGGCATGTTGTGCTCGCTTAATAAAATGATCAGATTCTTGTTTTCACGCTGATAGAAATTATTCATGAGCTGCAGCGCACGAATCCGCTCACGCGGCAGGCTGTCCAAATCGCAGAGGATCCACAGGCAGCAGTCATCATTTACGCGAGTCTGTAACTGCTTGATCAACTGCGTGTAATCATCCGTTAAGGAATATAAAACGTCCGTTTGCTCCGCGAGCAAACTGGCAATCACCGTTTTGATTCCTTGCGAAAAAAAGAGATCTTTGTTGTAAAGAAAACACTGATACACCATGCCTCAATATCCTTTTGATGACGCTACTGATAGTTCAATGTGTAATTTGCCGTGGCGGTAAAAGGTCCGGTGGTCAGGGTGCCGTTTGCTAAGGCATCCGGCTCGGCCTCCACAAACGCCTGGAAATTAAGCCGTAAAATGGTGTCGTTGATCGCGGCCGGACGGGTCGCCACATTCAGGCGTACAGGCGTATCGTCCTCCTCCAGCAGACCGATCCCCACGCCCCCCGCATTGCCCGGCGACGTGGCGCTGATCGCCAGTCGGTCCGCCAGATTGCCGTTGGCAATACCGCTGAACGTCACCGTGACGGAATTAAAGACGCTCGGCGTGCAATCCTCTAATTTGATCGTGAACGGAACCGGCACTGTTTTCCCGTTGATATACAATGACTTTGTCGATACTTTCCCGAAATCGACCGGCACCCGCTCTGAATCAGGCGCAATGCTGCACGGGTAGGCCATCACCACGCCGGTGAAACTGAGATCGCCACCCAGTAACTCCCCCAGCGCCCACACCGGGGCCGGAGCGAGCGTCGTCAATAAACAGGCAAAGATCATTGTTACGCGATGCATATTCCCTCCTTACTGGAATTCAGCCACAACCGTTGCCGATGCATGGAACTCGCCTTCCGGAATGACTGACGTGGTGTATTTCGCCACCGGTGCGGCAGTCAGGTTCCAGTCGCCTTCGTTATTGGCAAACCCCGGCACGTTATAGAAGGTGTTGGGTGCCACCGGGTTACCCTGACGGTCACGCAGCGCAATGCCCAGCTCGGAACGATCCGTTGTTCCCTGCGTACTCAGGTACTTGCCGTCATCAAACGCCGGATTGGCCTGCTGGATCCCCAGCTTGATATTCAGTGCACCCTGGGCGAAGCTGCCGCCCTCGCACTTCACATGAATCGGCACATTCTGGCTGTAGTTGGTGCCGTTCAGTCGGCTACCGATCCCAGGAATGTTGCCGAAGTCGACGACGATCGGCGTCCCCTGATTAACGGTACATTTATCCGGCACGGTGATGACCCCGGAAGCGATGGTGATGCGCGACAGAGGGGTTTGCCCCATTGCGCCCGGCCCCAGGCGACCAAAGAGTTTTGCGATCTCAGAGCCTTGCAGGTTCACCCCGTTGATAATCGGTTTGGTGATCATAAAGGTCACCTTCCCCTTTGCGCCGGAGGTAAACTGGTTGTCAAGGATCGTGCTGGGCGGGTTGCAGTAGTTCTGATTGGCGTCGTTTGAGATGTTATCAAACGGTACGGTTTTATAATCTTGCAGATTCCCACCGATGTAGATCTCAATTTTAACGTCCATATAGTCATTGAGCTTGAGGTAACCCGCCGTCATTCCGGACTGCGTCAACGTCGCCTGCGACATGTAATACACCGGCTGATCCAC comes from the Citrobacter amalonaticus genome and includes:
- a CDS encoding efflux RND transporter periplasmic adaptor subunit; this encodes MTPKSRWLLIGGALALAVAVGGTWATLASTAPQENLPLETIGTGDIEKVVLVTGVLKPAVQVNVGAQVNGQLRKLYVRQGEKVQKGQLLAEIDPTLQESDLNNTRAQLASAKAQKLSAQATLLRYRQELNRQRMMLRDGSAVRSEYEQAKAQYDAQVQQIDVSDAQIVQAEMAVKTAQANLSYTRIVAPIDGEVLGIVTREGQTIVSSQMAPTILVLADLDTMQVQTRISEADVQKIRPGQPLRFYVIANPDKRYASTMGFVQPAPQEALEAPGESGMGGNQQAMAVYYTGTFEVPNAERELKTSMTAQVFIQIAEAKNVLRVPVAALGQALDTERYTITTVENGKTRTRTIRIGINDRQYAEVLEGLQAGDRVVLAQDTVRG
- a CDS encoding DUF4762 family protein — encoded protein: MKKLTAIEVANVVGGTCKTCETTYQNVTIGGVTSCKELTTCTDKHGSTTSMKDANASKCGGVPNR
- a CDS encoding fimbrial protein, with protein sequence MHRVTMIFACLLTTLAPAPVWALGELLGGDLSFTGVVMAYPCSIAPDSERVPVDFGKVSTKSLYINGKTVPVPFTIKLEDCTPSVFNSVTVTFSGIANGNLADRLAISATSPGNAGGVGIGLLEEDDTPVRLNVATRPAAINDTILRLNFQAFVEAEPDALANGTLTTGPFTATANYTLNYQ
- a CDS encoding transcriptional regulator, producing the protein MVYQCFLYNKDLFFSQGIKTVIASLLAEQTDVLYSLTDDYTQLIKQLQTRVNDDCCLWILCDLDSLPRERIRALQLMNNFYQRENKNLIILLSEHNMPLFFTLYALLPGAHWLLKSENLANTTPFFQELLDQRHQGCCFSYSLVNYTRRRLHHREMNYTISGNEWWLMEEIFKGKSLSQISCEVNIDVRRLSYIKRHLMKRLNIRNNIALFTVFKGIMP
- a CDS encoding peptidase domain-containing ABC transporter; this translates as MTTTIPNLIFQEETNECGLACVAMLAQTQGQPVSLATLREWFPASDHGTSLDTLMRILARLGIATTPVLFEHDELSSLPLPAILHYGASHYVLLAWRKGNHVCVMNPAIGEQWLPFAALKQEISGYALIVEPEQAFAADPDLPLSTTAQSAPQAMSMQETAAVPGIYRLMLLTFLVSLTLFLMPTMVSNAINQAFSSVESRDFPYGWFILAFVASSLMALGVRVISERFIKRFVLIHSGVGFSRLLHNPLRFFEKRAPGEIFSRFTAWQIGLLQKIELDNGLRSDWVICTIALAIMFWIAPVLAAISAVGVTVMGIISVWAVIRDRWFTQQLQLKSATLNDFFMETIQGILTVKTAGLEGQRQGQFAGFSRDLFSCLQRQKVYQQVKEGLYQLTGSLEMVVFMLVVLPMVHSKLISLGDFFAYSFLRQIFTSYVTRIFYAIIQKSQLNVIDTRAHALFAPRDEAAPVSQAAQLPADTAPDLTFASLCYGYDPARPVLSSVSLSLRAGDQIAIVGESGAGKSTLLRLIAGLFSPQAGGCYAADTALTAQQLAQFVCLQSQEDILFNASVRENITLFDAHYRERDRGRIEALLDSLALGEVVRGLPGGIDALIRESHAALSLGQRQRLLLARALYSSRPVLLLDEPTANLDDDTAAIVMAAIHAHCQNAGKSLIVVTHSDAILSRFQRVYQLTDGKLSPLEVKV
- a CDS encoding DsbA family protein; this translates as MANQFKRITIISYSLCLIVISSLMTVLCYHIFVFNTFATDHSQTQAFREVSAEHIAQSPIKDARSIIEVMSYGCHYCAANEENLAEFSRTLPPGSSFTAIHIASEDNGLAAYAPIFATLEEMRIEKNVRDSAYNAVITRNVDLTDEKALNTWLVKNNIDVDKFNTLRQSDAVKNRLSTMAAITAHYDINATPMFIINKRYVVAQDSEFPQFAQRMLQLLKEDK
- a CDS encoding fimbrial protein — translated: MKLSGLFRRKWPVLLALSTLGVSGTAWSALDGEIEPVNGTYDYLINISNHDITSNQAGATITDEFNLAGMFQGRAYCTQSVVDQPVYYMSQATLTQSGMTAGYLKLNDYMDVKIEIYIGGNLQDYKTVPFDNISNDANQNYCNPPSTILDNQFTSGAKGKVTFMITKPIINGVNLQGSEIAKLFGRLGPGAMGQTPLSRITIASGVITVPDKCTVNQGTPIVVDFGNIPGIGSRLNGTNYSQNVPIHVKCEGGSFAQGALNIKLGIQQANPAFDDGKYLSTQGTTDRSELGIALRDRQGNPVAPNTFYNVPGFANNEGDWNLTAAPVAKYTTSVIPEGEFHASATVVAEFQ